In a single window of the Coffea eugenioides isolate CCC68of chromosome 3, Ceug_1.0, whole genome shotgun sequence genome:
- the LOC113764569 gene encoding alpha-mannosidase I MNS4 isoform X2 — protein MEAPKRMVQIWMLILGAVIIYSDDHIFVRRTFSESVTAEEAKQLRDEVREMFYYAFDGYMEHAFPRDELKPLSCEGEDTLGGYALTLIDSLDTLALLGDRERFTDSVEWIGKNLRFDINKTVSVFETTIRILGGLLSAHLIASDYNTGMRVPSYDGELLDLAEDLARRVLPAFDTPTGIPFGSVNLVHGVDENESKITSTAGGGTLTLEFGVLSRLTNDPIFEQVTKNAVMGIWARRSKINLVGAHIDVFSGEWTQKDAGIGTSIDSFYEYLLKAYLLFGDEEYIFIFQEAYRAAMHYLYNDPWYVEVNMNSAALVWPLFNSLQAFWPGLQVLAGDIEPAIRTHAAFFSVWKRYGFTPEGFNLATLSVQRGQKSYPLRPELIESTYWLYKATRDPRYLDAGRDMLASLQYGARCTCGYCHISDVEFHTQEDHMESFFLAETVKYLWLLFDLAAGPDNLIENGPYKYIFSTEGHLLPMTPQISLVREHCLYFGAYCRSSNLRLETNISGIAKKPGETNHSKTYSCPGPTCSLSRFTPQSSPTISGLGYCPGLTHGQRFGIKYAASADANLQDESPTQRPADVVQSHSLVLVSNHNADQVDHEKDQESSVDGSVVAQGEERQQGKLIELFEGR, from the exons ATGGAAGCACCGAAAAGAATGGTGCAAATTTGGATGCTAATTTTAGGAGCTGTAATAATTTATTCGGACGACCACATTTTTGTTCGCAGAACATTCTCCGAAAGTGTTACTGCTGAGGAAGCCAAGCAGCTCAGAGATGAG GTTCGAGAAATGTTCTATTATGCATTTGATGGATATATGGAGCATGCTTTTCCTCGTGATGAGTTAAAGCCATTATCTTGTGAAGGTGAAGATACACTCGGTGGCTATGCCTTGACACTG ATTGATTCCTTGGACACCTTGGCTTTACTTGGTGACCGTGAACGCTTCACTGATTCTGTTGAATGGATTGGTAAAAATCTTCGGTTTGATATT AACAAGACAGTATCTGTGTTTGAAACAACAATCCGCATCCTTGGAGGTTTACTTTCTGCTCACCTTATTGCAAGTGATTATAACACG GGCATGAGAGTCCCTTCCTATGATGGTGAATTGCTCGACCTGGCAGAAGATTTGGCACGAAGGGTGCTACCTGCATTTGATACTCCTACAG GAATTCCATTTGGATCTGTCAATCTAGTTCATGGAGTGGATGAAAATGAAAGCAAG ATAACATCAACAGCTGGTGGTGGGACTTTGACACTAGAATTTGGGGTGCTTAGTCGCTTAACAAATGATCCCA TATTTGAGCAAGTTACAAAGAATGCTGTTATGGGCATATGGGCTCGCCGCTCAAAAATTAACCTAGTTGGTGCTCATATAGATGTTTTTTCTGGTGAATGGACTCAAAAG gATGCTGGAATAGGAACAAGTATAGACTCTTTCTATGAGTATCTCCTAAAG GCATACTTGCTCTTTGGGGATGAGGAGTACATTTTCATCTTTCAAGAAGCTTACAGGGCTGCTATGCACTATCTTTACAATGACCCTTG GTATGTGGAAGTAAATATGAATTCTGCTGCACTTGTATGGCCATTATTTAACAGTCTGCAGGCGTTCTGGCCAGGCCTCCAG GTTCTAGCTGGGGATATTGAACCAGCTATTCGTACACATGCTGCATTCTTTAGTGTTTGGAAAAGATATGGCTTCACTCCTGAGGGTTTTAATCTAGCCACACTTAGTGTTCAG CGAGGTCAGAAAAGCTATCCACTGAGGCCAGAATTGATTGAGAGCACATATTGGCTGTACAAAGCTACGCGGGATCCCAG GTATCTCGATGCTGGAAGGGATATGCTAGCTAGCCTGCAGTATGGTGCTCGATGCACTTGTGGATATTGCCATATTTCAGATGTTGAGTTCCACACACAAGAAGATCATATGGAAAGCTTCTTCTTGGCAGAGACG GTTAAATATTTGTGGCTCCTTTTTGATTTGGCTGCTGGTCCGGATAACCTCATTGAGAATGGTCCATACAA GTACATTTTCAGTACAGAGGGCCACTTATTGCCCATGACTCCACAAATATCTCTAGTACGGGAACATTGCTTATACTTTGGAGCATACTGTAGAAGCAGCAACCTGAGACTGGAGACCAATATTTCAGGTATTGCAAAAAAACCTGGGGAAACTAATCACAGCAAGACCTACTCATGTCCTGGTCCGACTTGTTCCTTGTCACGCTTCACACCTCAGAGCTCACCCACAATTTCAGGATTG GGATACTGTCCGGGTCTAACACATGGGCAAAGGTTTGGCATAAAATATGCAGCTTCAGCAGATGCAAATCTTCAAGATGAGTCTCCAACACAGAGACCGGCTGATGTGGTTCAGAGCCATTCACTTGTATTGGTGTCTAACCACAATGCTGACCAAGTTGATCATGAAAAAGATCAGGAATCTAGTGTTGACGGATCTGTAGTTGCCCAAGGAGAGGAGAGACAACAGGGGAAGTTGATCGAATTATTTGAAGGAAGATGA
- the LOC113764569 gene encoding alpha-mannosidase I MNS4 isoform X1, protein MEAPKRMVQIWMLILGAVIIYSDDHIFVRRTFSESVTAEEAKQLRDEVREMFYYAFDGYMEHAFPRDELKPLSCEGEDTLGGYALTLIDSLDTLALLGDRERFTDSVEWIGKNLRFDINKTVSVFETTIRILGGLLSAHLIASDYNTGMRVPSYDGELLDLAEDLARRVLPAFDTPTGIPFGSVNLVHGVDENESKITSTAGGGTLTLEFGVLSRLTNDPIFEQVTKNAVMGIWARRSKINLVGAHIDVFSGEWTQKDAGIGTSIDSFYEYLLKAYLLFGDEEYIFIFQEAYRAAMHYLYNDPWYVEVNMNSAALVWPLFNSLQAFWPGLQVLAGDIEPAIRTHAAFFSVWKRYGFTPEGFNLATLSVQRGQKSYPLRPELIESTYWLYKATRDPRYLDAGRDMLASLQYGARCTCGYCHISDVEFHTQEDHMESFFLAETVKYLWLLFDLAAGPDNLIENGPYKYIFSTEGHLLPMTPQISLVREHCLYFGAYCRSSNLRLETNISGIAKKPGETNHSKTYSCPGPTCSLSRFTPQSSPTISGLVKGYCPGLTHGQRFGIKYAASADANLQDESPTQRPADVVQSHSLVLVSNHNADQVDHEKDQESSVDGSVVAQGEERQQGKLIELFEGR, encoded by the exons ATGGAAGCACCGAAAAGAATGGTGCAAATTTGGATGCTAATTTTAGGAGCTGTAATAATTTATTCGGACGACCACATTTTTGTTCGCAGAACATTCTCCGAAAGTGTTACTGCTGAGGAAGCCAAGCAGCTCAGAGATGAG GTTCGAGAAATGTTCTATTATGCATTTGATGGATATATGGAGCATGCTTTTCCTCGTGATGAGTTAAAGCCATTATCTTGTGAAGGTGAAGATACACTCGGTGGCTATGCCTTGACACTG ATTGATTCCTTGGACACCTTGGCTTTACTTGGTGACCGTGAACGCTTCACTGATTCTGTTGAATGGATTGGTAAAAATCTTCGGTTTGATATT AACAAGACAGTATCTGTGTTTGAAACAACAATCCGCATCCTTGGAGGTTTACTTTCTGCTCACCTTATTGCAAGTGATTATAACACG GGCATGAGAGTCCCTTCCTATGATGGTGAATTGCTCGACCTGGCAGAAGATTTGGCACGAAGGGTGCTACCTGCATTTGATACTCCTACAG GAATTCCATTTGGATCTGTCAATCTAGTTCATGGAGTGGATGAAAATGAAAGCAAG ATAACATCAACAGCTGGTGGTGGGACTTTGACACTAGAATTTGGGGTGCTTAGTCGCTTAACAAATGATCCCA TATTTGAGCAAGTTACAAAGAATGCTGTTATGGGCATATGGGCTCGCCGCTCAAAAATTAACCTAGTTGGTGCTCATATAGATGTTTTTTCTGGTGAATGGACTCAAAAG gATGCTGGAATAGGAACAAGTATAGACTCTTTCTATGAGTATCTCCTAAAG GCATACTTGCTCTTTGGGGATGAGGAGTACATTTTCATCTTTCAAGAAGCTTACAGGGCTGCTATGCACTATCTTTACAATGACCCTTG GTATGTGGAAGTAAATATGAATTCTGCTGCACTTGTATGGCCATTATTTAACAGTCTGCAGGCGTTCTGGCCAGGCCTCCAG GTTCTAGCTGGGGATATTGAACCAGCTATTCGTACACATGCTGCATTCTTTAGTGTTTGGAAAAGATATGGCTTCACTCCTGAGGGTTTTAATCTAGCCACACTTAGTGTTCAG CGAGGTCAGAAAAGCTATCCACTGAGGCCAGAATTGATTGAGAGCACATATTGGCTGTACAAAGCTACGCGGGATCCCAG GTATCTCGATGCTGGAAGGGATATGCTAGCTAGCCTGCAGTATGGTGCTCGATGCACTTGTGGATATTGCCATATTTCAGATGTTGAGTTCCACACACAAGAAGATCATATGGAAAGCTTCTTCTTGGCAGAGACG GTTAAATATTTGTGGCTCCTTTTTGATTTGGCTGCTGGTCCGGATAACCTCATTGAGAATGGTCCATACAA GTACATTTTCAGTACAGAGGGCCACTTATTGCCCATGACTCCACAAATATCTCTAGTACGGGAACATTGCTTATACTTTGGAGCATACTGTAGAAGCAGCAACCTGAGACTGGAGACCAATATTTCAGGTATTGCAAAAAAACCTGGGGAAACTAATCACAGCAAGACCTACTCATGTCCTGGTCCGACTTGTTCCTTGTCACGCTTCACACCTCAGAGCTCACCCACAATTTCAGGATTGGTAAAG GGATACTGTCCGGGTCTAACACATGGGCAAAGGTTTGGCATAAAATATGCAGCTTCAGCAGATGCAAATCTTCAAGATGAGTCTCCAACACAGAGACCGGCTGATGTGGTTCAGAGCCATTCACTTGTATTGGTGTCTAACCACAATGCTGACCAAGTTGATCATGAAAAAGATCAGGAATCTAGTGTTGACGGATCTGTAGTTGCCCAAGGAGAGGAGAGACAACAGGGGAAGTTGATCGAATTATTTGAAGGAAGATGA